One part of the Bradyrhizobium sp. CB1650 genome encodes these proteins:
- the hpnC gene encoding squalene synthase HpnC, translating into MTSASELRSGKGDRDENFPVASWIIHPRHRALILAFYNFVRTADDIADHATLPAEEKLAYLDLLEGELLGKGDTQAEAVNLRRALAERGMAPRHALDVLVAFRMDVTKLRYATWDEVIHYCRYSAMPVGRFMLDVHGESTSTWAASDALCAGLQINNHLQDCGKDFRELNRVYLPHDALAASGASVEQLGLAQSPPAMLQCLQALAARNEQLLDESKSLSAEVKDFRLGVDISVIQAYADRIVRLLKVRDPLRERVHLNKFELLTFSLAGIVGEVGRRAIGRKAISRPGTAHDA; encoded by the coding sequence ATGACCTCTGCGAGCGAATTGCGATCCGGCAAGGGTGACCGCGACGAGAATTTTCCCGTTGCGTCCTGGATCATTCATCCGCGTCATCGCGCGCTGATCCTGGCGTTCTACAACTTCGTCCGCACCGCCGACGACATCGCCGATCACGCGACGCTGCCTGCCGAGGAGAAGCTCGCTTATCTCGACCTGCTCGAGGGCGAGCTGCTCGGCAAGGGCGATACGCAAGCCGAAGCCGTCAACTTGCGCCGGGCGCTCGCCGAGCGCGGCATGGCGCCGCGCCACGCGCTCGACGTGCTGGTTGCGTTCCGCATGGATGTGACCAAGCTGCGCTACGCGACCTGGGACGAGGTCATCCATTATTGCCGCTATTCGGCGATGCCGGTCGGCCGCTTCATGCTCGACGTCCATGGTGAGAGCACCTCGACCTGGGCCGCGTCGGATGCGCTTTGCGCGGGTCTTCAGATCAACAACCACCTGCAGGATTGCGGCAAGGATTTCCGCGAGCTCAATCGCGTCTACCTGCCGCACGATGCGCTGGCCGCAAGTGGCGCGTCGGTCGAGCAGCTCGGGCTCGCGCAGTCGCCGCCGGCGATGCTGCAATGTCTCCAAGCGCTCGCCGCGCGCAACGAGCAGCTTCTCGACGAGAGCAAGTCGCTGAGCGCGGAGGTCAAGGATTTCCGTCTCGGCGTCGACATCTCCGTGATCCAGGCCTACGCCGACCGCATCGTGCGCCTGCTCAAGGTGCGCGATCCCCTGCGCGAGCGCGTGCACCTGAACAAATTCGAGCTCCTCACTTTCAGCCTTGCCGGCATCGTCGGTGAAGTCGGTCGCCGCGCGATCGGGCGCAAGGCCATTTCCAGACCGGGGACTGCGCATGACGCTTGA
- a CDS encoding MMPL family transporter, which translates to MLEKHSESEVHVDKVEQGPTSSIAFGLERLGLIAVRAPVVSCLVLLALIVGAVFGIERIKIDDSLSQLFRSNSREFRQYEEVTKKFPAEEFDVLVVVEGKNLLARNNLEKLRDFVTDMQLVEGTRGLVSLFSARQAPAPGKLPAALFPPELPEGEAYDKFIETVKANEIIRGKLLSEDGTLALIVLSLDPDVVASSKLTKTVGDIRALMKEDLGETGLNVQLSGVPVMQLEIRNAVERDGLTYNILGILAGCIIAIVFFRKISFMVAAAFPPMIAILLALGALGWANFNLNMFLNVMTPLIMVISFSDSMQLTFAARDRLIAGQDKFTAFKNAVLVVGPACVLTHGTAGISFIALQFSNSDLIRKFGEAGLAATIIALVAVLSLVPVFGVLFVRNERVFAVKFQSADAGVQALRNFCYWIAVRMVGRPGLFSLIAVLFVGSLGIIYANLEPRYRLADQVPDKRQAVAASDRLDAKLTGANPVNVLIQFPKGESLYSPETLQTIAEVHATVEKAAGVGNVWSLETLRRWLAEKAGSADVATLKEYVSLIPEHLVRRFIDAEQDAVVVAGRVPDKDSSQLLPIVDKLDTELDAVRKKHPGYEVAVTGLAAIAARNSASMIEKLNRGLTVEFALVAIFIGLAFRSWVVMLACILPGIFPVVMSGTVLWAMGEGLQFASVVALTVSFGLGLSATIHFLNRLRLESKPGVSSALAVERATVLVGPALILTTVVLACGLVVTVFSDLPSLRLFGWLSAFSMVMALVADLFILRPTAMWLINLHEKLQGPDKRAI; encoded by the coding sequence ATGCTCGAAAAGCACAGCGAGAGTGAGGTTCATGTCGACAAGGTCGAGCAGGGACCCACGTCCTCCATCGCCTTTGGGCTGGAGCGTCTCGGGCTGATCGCCGTCCGGGCGCCGGTCGTCTCCTGCCTCGTCCTGCTCGCGCTGATCGTCGGCGCCGTGTTCGGCATCGAGCGGATCAAGATCGACGATTCGCTGTCGCAGCTCTTCCGCTCCAACAGCCGCGAATTCCGCCAATACGAAGAGGTGACGAAGAAGTTCCCGGCCGAGGAATTCGACGTCCTCGTCGTGGTCGAGGGCAAGAACCTGCTGGCGCGGAACAATCTCGAGAAGCTCCGCGACTTCGTCACCGACATGCAGCTCGTTGAAGGCACCCGCGGACTGGTCTCGCTGTTCTCCGCGCGCCAGGCGCCTGCGCCGGGCAAGCTGCCGGCGGCACTCTTCCCGCCCGAGCTGCCCGAGGGCGAGGCCTATGACAAGTTCATCGAGACCGTCAAAGCCAACGAGATCATCCGCGGCAAGCTGTTGTCGGAGGACGGCACGCTCGCGCTGATCGTGCTCTCGCTCGATCCGGATGTGGTCGCCTCCAGCAAGCTCACCAAGACCGTCGGCGACATCCGCGCGCTGATGAAGGAAGATCTCGGCGAGACCGGCCTCAACGTGCAGCTCTCCGGCGTGCCGGTGATGCAGCTCGAGATCCGCAACGCGGTCGAGCGTGACGGGCTCACCTACAACATTCTCGGCATTCTCGCCGGTTGCATCATTGCCATCGTCTTCTTCCGAAAAATCTCGTTCATGGTGGCGGCGGCGTTCCCGCCGATGATCGCGATCCTGCTGGCGCTCGGCGCACTCGGCTGGGCCAATTTCAATCTCAACATGTTCCTGAACGTGATGACGCCGCTCATCATGGTCATCAGCTTTTCGGACTCGATGCAGCTCACCTTCGCCGCGCGTGACCGGCTGATCGCAGGACAGGACAAGTTCACCGCGTTCAAGAACGCGGTGCTGGTGGTGGGACCGGCCTGCGTGCTGACGCATGGCACCGCGGGCATTTCCTTCATCGCGCTCCAGTTCTCGAACTCCGACCTGATCCGCAAATTCGGTGAAGCGGGGCTCGCGGCGACCATCATCGCGCTGGTTGCGGTGCTGTCGCTGGTGCCGGTGTTCGGCGTCCTGTTCGTCCGCAACGAGAGGGTCTTCGCCGTCAAATTCCAGAGTGCCGATGCCGGCGTCCAGGCGCTGCGCAATTTCTGCTACTGGATCGCCGTGCGCATGGTGGGCCGGCCCGGCCTGTTCAGCCTGATCGCCGTGCTGTTCGTCGGCAGCCTGGGCATCATTTACGCCAATCTGGAGCCGCGCTACCGGCTCGCCGACCAGGTGCCGGACAAGCGACAGGCGGTTGCCGCCAGCGACCGGCTCGACGCCAAGCTGACCGGCGCCAATCCCGTCAACGTGCTGATCCAGTTCCCCAAGGGTGAATCACTCTATTCGCCGGAGACGCTGCAGACCATCGCCGAGGTGCACGCGACCGTGGAGAAGGCCGCTGGCGTCGGTAACGTCTGGTCGCTCGAAACCCTGCGCCGCTGGCTTGCCGAAAAGGCCGGCAGCGCGGATGTTGCGACGCTGAAGGAATATGTGAGCCTCATCCCCGAGCATCTGGTGCGGCGCTTCATCGACGCCGAGCAGGATGCGGTCGTGGTCGCCGGCCGCGTGCCGGACAAGGATTCCAGCCAGCTCCTGCCGATCGTCGACAAGCTCGATACCGAGCTCGACGCCGTCCGCAAGAAGCATCCCGGCTACGAGGTGGCGGTGACGGGCCTTGCCGCCATCGCCGCGCGCAATTCGGCCAGCATGATCGAAAAGCTGAATCGCGGCCTCACCGTCGAATTCGCACTGGTCGCGATCTTCATCGGGCTCGCCTTCCGCTCCTGGGTGGTGATGCTCGCCTGCATCCTGCCGGGCATCTTCCCGGTGGTGATGTCGGGCACAGTATTGTGGGCGATGGGCGAGGGGTTGCAATTCGCCAGCGTCGTGGCGCTCACCGTCTCGTTCGGCCTCGGCCTCAGCGCGACCATCCACTTCCTCAACCGCCTGAGACTCGAGAGCAAGCCCGGGGTCTCATCCGCGCTCGCAGTCGAGCGCGCCACGGTCCTGGTCGGTCCTGCACTGATCCTGACCACGGTGGTGCTGGCCTGCGGCCTCGTCGTCACGGTGTTCTCCGACTTGCCGTCGCTGCGGCTGTTCGGCTGGCTCAGCGCCTTCTCGATGGTCATGGCTCTCGTCGCCGACCTCTTCATCCTGCGCCCGACGGCGATGTGGCTGATCAACCTGCACGAGAAGCTGCAAGGGCCGGACAAGCGAGCGATCTGA
- the eutC gene encoding ethanolamine ammonia-lyase subunit EutC — MRDPAVPARATRDLRSFTPARVALGRSGASLPTKPLLDFTLDHARARDAVHAAFDAARLVIQLGELGLSPTAAGSRAVDRRDYLRRPDLGRQLDASSAEALARIVPEPGRLAIVIGDGLSPTAVHAHAAALMTSLLPRLAAGDAVAIGHVVVASGARVALGDEIGAILGARMVVMLIGERPGLSAPDSLGAYLTFAPRRGRTDAERNCVSNIHHTGLSYDEAALKIDWLVREGLARQVTGVTLKDESADRAPPRIGTTLPAGTDSGGKMSSS, encoded by the coding sequence ATGCGAGATCCGGCCGTCCCGGCCCGCGCGACACGCGATCTGCGGTCCTTCACGCCTGCGCGTGTCGCGCTCGGGCGCAGCGGCGCGAGCCTGCCGACAAAGCCGCTGCTCGATTTCACGCTGGACCACGCCCGTGCCCGCGATGCCGTGCACGCCGCTTTCGATGCGGCGCGGCTGGTCATCCAGCTCGGCGAGCTCGGCCTCTCGCCCACCGCGGCAGGCAGCCGGGCGGTCGATCGCAGGGATTACCTGCGGCGGCCGGATTTGGGGCGGCAGCTCGATGCCTCCTCCGCCGAGGCATTGGCGCGGATCGTCCCGGAACCGGGCCGCCTTGCGATCGTCATCGGCGACGGCCTGTCGCCGACCGCCGTGCATGCGCATGCGGCGGCCTTGATGACGAGCCTGCTGCCGCGGCTCGCGGCCGGGGACGCCGTCGCGATCGGCCATGTCGTTGTCGCCTCCGGCGCACGCGTGGCACTCGGCGACGAGATCGGTGCGATCCTGGGAGCGCGTATGGTCGTGATGCTGATCGGCGAACGGCCGGGCCTGTCCGCGCCCGACAGTCTCGGCGCCTACCTGACCTTTGCGCCCAGGCGAGGGCGCACCGATGCCGAGCGCAACTGCGTTTCGAACATCCACCACACGGGGCTCAGCTATGACGAGGCGGCGCTCAAGATCGACTGGCTCGTGCGGGAGGGCCTGGCTCGGCAGGTGACCGGGGTCACGCTGAAGGACGAGAGCGCCGACCGCGCCCCGCCTCGAATTGGCACAACCTTGCCCGCGGGAACGGACTCGGGGGGCAAAATGTCCTCATCTTGA
- a CDS encoding B12-binding domain-containing radical SAM protein, with protein sequence MRAKSNGTIRHILCVFPRYTSSFGTFEHSYPLTDGVKAFMPPQGLLLISAYLPKEWQVKFVDENLRRTTKEEFEWAEVVFVSGMHIQRQQMNDICRRAHEFDLPVALGGPSVSACPDYYPSFDYLHVGELGDATNELIEILSRDISRPDEQVVLTTKDRVPMTEFPIPAYELADVRKYFLGSIQYSSGCPYQCEFCDIPGLYGRNPRIKTPQQIIAELDRLRECGMTDTVYFVDDNFIGNRKATMDLLPHLIEWQKKTGYVMRLACEATLNIAKRPEILERMRDAYFITIFCGIETPDPDALHAMHKDHNMMVPILEGVRTINSYGMEVVSGIIMGLDTDKPNTSDALLAFVEDSQIPLLTINLLQALPKTPLWDRLEREGRLIHDEGRDSNVDFLLPYDEVIASWKHCMEVAYEPAKVYARFQYQCDHTYSNRLKVPVPDEMKTWPNIRRALIMLRNIFWKVGVLGNYRRVFWKFALGRIRRGDLEGLIGSTLVAHHLITFARAASSGKQNASNYSIRLREAAVPAE encoded by the coding sequence ATGCGCGCTAAGAGCAACGGAACGATCCGGCATATCCTCTGCGTCTTCCCGCGCTACACCTCGTCGTTTGGTACGTTCGAGCATTCCTATCCGCTGACCGACGGGGTGAAGGCATTCATGCCGCCCCAGGGGCTGCTGCTGATCTCCGCCTATCTGCCCAAGGAATGGCAGGTCAAATTCGTCGACGAGAATCTCCGCCGCACGACGAAGGAGGAGTTCGAGTGGGCCGAAGTCGTCTTCGTCAGCGGCATGCACATCCAGCGCCAGCAGATGAACGACATCTGTCGCCGCGCCCATGAATTCGATCTACCGGTCGCGCTCGGCGGCCCCTCGGTCAGCGCGTGTCCGGACTATTATCCGTCCTTCGACTATCTCCATGTCGGCGAGCTCGGTGACGCGACCAATGAGCTGATCGAAATCCTGTCGCGTGACATCTCGCGTCCCGACGAGCAGGTGGTGCTGACCACCAAAGACCGCGTGCCGATGACCGAATTTCCGATCCCGGCCTACGAACTCGCGGACGTAAGGAAATACTTTCTCGGCAGCATCCAGTATTCCAGCGGCTGCCCCTATCAGTGTGAGTTCTGCGACATCCCGGGCCTTTACGGTCGCAACCCGCGCATCAAGACGCCGCAGCAGATCATCGCCGAGCTCGACCGCCTGCGCGAATGCGGCATGACCGACACGGTCTATTTCGTCGACGACAATTTCATCGGCAATCGCAAGGCGACGATGGACCTGCTGCCTCACCTGATCGAGTGGCAGAAGAAGACCGGCTATGTGATGCGGCTCGCCTGCGAGGCCACGCTGAACATCGCCAAGCGTCCGGAGATCCTGGAGAGGATGCGGGACGCCTATTTCATCACCATCTTCTGCGGCATCGAGACGCCCGATCCCGACGCGCTGCACGCGATGCACAAGGACCACAACATGATGGTCCCGATCCTGGAGGGCGTGCGCACCATCAACTCCTACGGCATGGAAGTCGTCTCCGGCATCATCATGGGGCTGGACACCGACAAGCCGAATACATCCGATGCGCTGCTGGCGTTCGTCGAGGACTCCCAGATTCCGCTGCTCACCATCAACCTGCTTCAGGCGCTGCCGAAGACACCGCTGTGGGACCGCCTCGAGCGGGAAGGGCGCCTGATCCATGACGAGGGTCGCGATTCCAACGTCGACTTTCTCTTGCCTTATGACGAGGTCATCGCCTCCTGGAAGCACTGCATGGAAGTTGCCTATGAGCCCGCCAAGGTCTATGCGCGCTTCCAGTATCAGTGCGACCACACCTATTCAAACCGCCTCAAGGTGCCGGTGCCGGACGAGATGAAGACCTGGCCCAACATCAGGCGCGCGCTGATCATGCTGAGAAACATCTTCTGGAAGGTCGGGGTGCTCGGCAACTACAGGCGCGTGTTCTGGAAGTTCGCGCTGGGGCGGATCCGGCGTGGCGATCTCGAAGGCCTGATTGGCTCTACGTTGGTCGCGCATCATCTCATCACCTTTGCGCGCGCGGCTTCCAGCGGCAAGCAGAACGCCTCGAACTATTCGATCCGGCTGCGCGAGGCCGCCGTTCCCGCCGAGTGA
- a CDS encoding ethanolamine ammonia-lyase subunit EutB, with translation MVYRHTIDATTYTFPDLRDLLAKATPPRSGDRLAGIAADSAEQIIAARMALADVPLGQFLQEAVIPYEADEVTRLVIDGHDARAFAPVAALTVGAFRDWLLSDAATPEVLRKLAPGITPEMAAAVSKLMRNQDLILAARKCEVTTAFRNTIGLKGRMSSRLQPNHPFDDARGITASILDGILLGAGDACIGINPASDDPAVIVQLLRLLDEIITRLKIPTQGCVLTHVTTTLSLIGQGVPVDLVFQSVAGTEAANRSFGIDLALLKEAQQAGLSLRRGTVGQNVMYFETGQGSALSANAHHGVDQQTCEARAYAVARAFAPLLVNSVVGFIGPEYLYDGKEIIRAGLEDHFCGKLLGLPLGIDICYTNHAEADQDDMDNLLTLLAAAGVTFIMGVPGADDVMLNYQSTSFHDALYVRDVFGLRRAPEFDDWLVQSGIAGTDFRLAADAALLPDFASRLIA, from the coding sequence TTGGTCTACCGCCACACCATCGATGCCACGACCTACACCTTCCCCGATCTGCGGGACCTCCTGGCCAAGGCCACGCCGCCGCGCTCCGGCGACCGGCTGGCGGGGATCGCGGCAGATAGCGCCGAGCAGATCATCGCGGCGCGAATGGCGCTCGCCGACGTCCCGCTTGGGCAATTCCTCCAGGAGGCCGTCATTCCCTATGAGGCCGACGAGGTCACCCGCCTCGTCATCGACGGCCATGACGCCAGGGCCTTCGCGCCAGTAGCCGCGCTGACGGTCGGTGCCTTCCGCGACTGGCTGCTGTCGGACGCTGCCACGCCCGAGGTCTTGCGCAAGCTGGCGCCCGGCATCACCCCGGAGATGGCGGCCGCCGTGTCAAAACTGATGCGCAACCAGGACCTGATCCTGGCGGCGCGGAAGTGCGAGGTGACCACCGCCTTCCGCAACACCATCGGCTTGAAGGGACGGATGAGCTCCCGGCTGCAGCCCAACCATCCCTTCGACGATGCCAGGGGCATCACCGCTTCGATCCTCGATGGCATCCTGCTCGGCGCCGGCGATGCCTGCATCGGCATCAATCCGGCAAGCGACGATCCGGCCGTCATCGTGCAATTGTTGCGGCTGCTCGACGAGATCATCACCCGGCTGAAGATCCCGACCCAGGGCTGCGTGCTGACCCATGTCACCACGACGCTGTCCCTGATCGGGCAGGGCGTGCCGGTCGACCTCGTCTTCCAGTCGGTCGCAGGCACCGAGGCCGCCAACCGCAGCTTCGGCATCGATCTCGCCCTGCTGAAGGAAGCGCAGCAGGCCGGGCTGTCGCTGCGGCGCGGCACGGTCGGGCAGAACGTGATGTATTTCGAGACGGGACAGGGCTCGGCGCTGTCGGCCAACGCCCATCACGGCGTCGACCAGCAGACCTGCGAGGCCCGCGCCTATGCCGTCGCCCGCGCCTTTGCGCCGCTCCTGGTCAACAGCGTGGTCGGCTTCATCGGCCCGGAATACCTCTATGACGGCAAGGAGATCATCCGGGCGGGACTCGAGGATCATTTCTGCGGCAAGCTGCTCGGCCTGCCGCTCGGCATTGACATTTGTTACACCAACCATGCCGAGGCGGACCAGGACGACATGGATAATCTCCTGACGCTGCTCGCCGCAGCCGGCGTCACCTTCATCATGGGGGTCCCCGGCGCCGACGACGTCATGCTGAACTACCAGTCGACCTCGTTCCACGACGCGCTCTATGTCCGCGACGTCTTCGGCCTGCGCCGCGCGCCGGAGTTCGACGACTGGCTGGTGCAGTCGGGCATTGCGGGGACCGACTTCCGGCTTGCCGCCGATGCAGCCCTGCTGCCCGATTTTGCCTCGCGGCTGATCGCCTGA
- a CDS encoding methyl-accepting chemotaxis protein, translated as MTTDRSGNAAGLAGRFTLANRLYAIFALFALLTAAIAMLSDYNSRRSAELIAAIETANAAAFNVERVNSLVYAVVMESRGVYMSTDPKVVKKYGDGLLKFNDQILEVVKRWETIVRADDAEQFATFKKRIEQFVDFRKELVRRANEISPAAGREWGDNDANRSVRSALNKDLESLSKVYAERARQISQETETNRTLSFVLTCLGGLALALVVIGIIIIARSIARPLSAITATIKQVADGAENVTVPHTERADEIGALARAIQVFQEAMGRNRNLASQVSQESASREERARHIEKSVEEFRDAIGAVMRGLTDNASVMRETAQTITRVTADASNRAGTAANATELASDNVTAVAGAAEELSASVEEIGRQVRQSAGAVEQTGQRTEKSIAEIESLAAATQRIDGVLNLIQAIAEQTNLLALNATIEAARAGDAGRGFAVVAHEVKALAGQTAKATAEIGENVSMIQASTRNAVEAVREIGGAVREINEVTSAIAGAIGQQDAATREISSNAQSAAQGNETLVANIASLRDAIGETDTAAASVLTQASSLTATAETLSREVEKFFQNLRSGPADSRLAKAG; from the coding sequence ATGACAACCGACCGATCTGGGAATGCCGCCGGCCTGGCAGGCCGCTTCACGCTTGCGAACAGGCTCTACGCGATCTTCGCGCTGTTTGCACTGCTCACCGCCGCGATCGCGATGCTGTCCGACTACAACAGCCGCCGCAGCGCCGAGCTGATCGCCGCGATCGAGACGGCGAATGCGGCGGCGTTCAACGTCGAGCGCGTCAACTCGCTGGTCTATGCCGTGGTGATGGAATCCCGCGGCGTCTACATGTCGACCGATCCGAAGGTCGTGAAGAAGTACGGCGACGGGCTGCTCAAGTTCAACGACCAGATCCTCGAGGTGGTCAAGCGCTGGGAGACCATAGTCAGGGCCGACGACGCCGAGCAGTTCGCCACCTTCAAGAAGCGCATCGAGCAGTTCGTCGACTTCCGCAAGGAACTGGTCCGCCGCGCCAACGAGATCAGCCCGGCCGCAGGCCGCGAATGGGGCGACAACGATGCCAACCGCTCCGTGCGCTCGGCGCTCAACAAGGATCTCGAATCGCTGTCGAAGGTCTATGCCGAGCGCGCCAGGCAGATCTCGCAGGAAACCGAGACCAACCGCACGCTGTCCTTCGTGCTGACCTGCCTCGGCGGCCTCGCGCTGGCGCTGGTGGTCATCGGCATCATCATCATCGCCCGCTCGATCGCGCGCCCGCTTTCGGCGATCACCGCGACCATCAAGCAGGTCGCCGACGGCGCGGAGAACGTCACGGTGCCGCACACCGAGCGCGCGGACGAGATCGGCGCGCTGGCGCGTGCGATCCAGGTCTTCCAGGAGGCGATGGGACGCAACCGCAACCTCGCCTCGCAGGTCTCGCAGGAATCCGCCTCGCGCGAGGAACGCGCCCGCCACATCGAGAAATCGGTCGAGGAGTTTCGCGATGCGATCGGCGCGGTCATGCGCGGCCTCACCGACAATGCCTCCGTCATGCGCGAGACCGCGCAGACCATCACGCGCGTCACCGCGGACGCGAGCAACCGCGCCGGCACGGCGGCGAACGCCACCGAACTGGCCTCCGATAACGTCACGGCGGTCGCGGGCGCAGCCGAGGAGCTGTCGGCATCCGTCGAGGAGATCGGCCGCCAGGTGCGGCAATCGGCCGGCGCGGTCGAGCAGACCGGCCAGCGCACCGAGAAATCGATCGCCGAGATCGAGAGCCTTGCGGCGGCCACGCAGCGCATCGACGGCGTGCTGAACCTGATCCAGGCGATCGCCGAGCAGACCAATCTGCTCGCGCTCAATGCCACGATCGAGGCCGCGCGAGCCGGCGATGCCGGCCGCGGCTTTGCCGTCGTCGCCCACGAGGTCAAGGCGCTCGCGGGGCAGACCGCCAAGGCGACCGCCGAAATCGGCGAGAACGTCTCCATGATCCAGGCTTCGACCCGCAACGCGGTGGAGGCCGTGCGCGAGATCGGCGGCGCGGTGCGCGAGATCAACGAGGTCACTTCGGCGATCGCCGGCGCCATCGGTCAGCAGGACGCAGCCACACGCGAGATCTCCTCCAACGCGCAATCCGCCGCGCAGGGCAACGAGACCCTGGTCGCCAACATCGCCTCGCTGCGTGACGCCATCGGCGAGACCGATACGGCAGCGGCCTCCGTGCTGACGCAGGCGAGCAGCCTGACCGCAACCGCGGAGACGCTGTCGCGCGAGGTGGAAAAGTTCTTCCAGAACCTGCGCTCGGGGCCGGCGGACAGCCGCCTCGCCAAGGCCGGATAA